The nucleotide window GAAGCCTGCATACGGCGGAGCAGAACCTCACGGCGCTTAAGCCGCTGAATATCCCCATTGAGGGCATTCCGGCCGCCATGCATTACAGCGAGAATGACTGGCATATCACCCGGACAAAGCTTGCAGAGCACCAGACTTCCCCCAGGCCCTATATTGTCCTGCAGCCAACCTCACGCTGGCTTTTCAAGTGCTGGGAAGATGACAAAATGGCCGCGCTGACAGACCATCTCGCCTCTGATGAGTATGATATTGTGCTGACCGCCGCGCCCGATAAAAAAGAGCGGGCGATGATCGATCATATCCTCTCATTATGTCAGAACCGTCGGGTTATCTCTCTGGCAGGTCAGCTGACCCTGACGCAGTTGGCCGCGCTGATAGACCATGCCCGCCTGTTTATCGGCGTCGATTCGGCGCCGATGCATATGGCTGCTGCACTGGATACGCCTTGTATTGCGTTATTCGGCCCCACCAAGCTGAAACAGTGGCGTCCATGGGGCGAAAATAACAAGGTGATCTGGGCCGGGGACTATGCACCTTTGCCTTCACCGGACAGCATTGATACCAAAACAACCACGCGTTATCTCTCCGCTATTCCACTGGAAGAGGTGGTAAAAGCCGCCAGGAGCTATCTGGATGAGTAAGGTCAGACTGGCTATTGTGCGCCAGAAATATCGCCCCGACGGCGGCGCCGAACGGTTTATCTCACGCGCGCTTGAAGCGCTGGACGATGAGCGGCTGGAACTGAACATCATTACCCGTAGCTGGCAGGGTGAGCCAAAACCAGACTGGCATCTGCACATCTGTAACCCCAAAAAATGGGGGCGGATTTCTCGTGAACGCGGCTTCGCAGAGGCGGCTCGTGCCTGCTGGCAGCGTGAGAATTTTGATATCGTTCAGAGTCATGAACGCATTGCGGGTTGTGATATTTTTCGGGCAGGCGATGGGGTTCATCGCGTCTGGCTGGAACAGCGCGCACGTATTGTTCCCCCTTTTCAGCGCCTGCTTACTCACTTCAGCGGTTATCATCGCTATGTGATGGCGGTGGAAGAGGAGATGTTCCGCTCTGACTCGCTTAAGAAAATTATCTGTAATTCGCTGATGGTGAAGAACGACATCATGCGCTGCTTTCAGGTACCGGAGGAGAAGTTCGCGGTTATCTATAACGCCATTGATGCACAACGCTTTCAGCCTGCAACAGCAGCAGAACGTCAGCAATCCCGTGAAAAACTGAACCTTCCCGCCAACATCCGGGTCCTGATTTACGTCGGATCTGGTTTTGAACGTAAAGGGTTAAAAGCCAGTATTACTGCCGTTGCCGCTACCGATGCGCACCTGCTGGTGGTGGGTCAGGATAAGCAACAGTCACACTATGCTGACCTTGCGCGGAGCCTGGGATGCGAAAGCCGCGTACACTTTGTTGGCGTACAGAACAACGTCATCCCCTTCTATCATGCGGCGGATGGGCTGCTGTTGCCGACGCTGTACGATCCTTTCCCGAACGTGATTCTGGAAGCGATGGCGTGCGGCCTGCCGGTGATCACCAGTTTCACCTGCGGCGGCGCAGAATTTATTGTGCAGGGGCAGCAGGGATTTGTCTGTGATGCGCTGGATATTCCCGCGCTGACTGCGGCAGCCGATGCCATTCCGCTGCGCACGATGGACAGCAGAATGGGCGATCTGGCCCGTCAACGCATTCTGCCCTGTACACCACAGCAGCTTGCCAGCCAACTTCATGCGCTGTATCAACAAGTGTTACAGCGGCCCCGATAAGAAGTGTGAGCGTGAACGACTTATCTGCTAACATGCCCTATTGTTTCGGCATTTTTGGCGCAAGTCTCCGCACTTAATAAACATTGTGATGACAACACTTTATACCGTTCTGCTCTATCTCATTCAGCCGCTGATTTGGCTCCGACTCTGGCTCCGCGGCCGGAAGGCTCCCGCCTACCGCAAACGCTGGGCAGAGCGCTATGGCTACTGTGCAGGCAAAGTAAAACCAGACGGTATTTTGCTGCACTCTGTTTCCGTTGGCGAGACGCTGGCCGCAGTGCCACTGGTGAGGGCGTTACGCCATCGTTATCCCGCTATGCCTATCACCGTCACTACCATGACGCCGACGGGATCGGAGCGTGCCGCTTCCGCCTTCGGCAAAGATGTGCACCATGTTTATCTGCCCTACGATCTGCCGGGCTCCATGAACCGTTTTCTGGATAATGTGAACCCTCGTCTAGTGATCATCATGGAAACCGAGCTCTGGCCAAACATGATTGCGCTGCTGCACCAGCGTAAGATCCCGCTGGTGATTGCCAATGCCCGTTTGTCGGCGCGTTCGGCCAAAGGCTATAAAAAGCTTGGAAAATTTATGCAGCAGCTGCTGCAACGCATTACGCTTATTGCGGCACAAAATGAGGAAGATGGTGAGCGCTTTATCAGCCTTGGCCTGAAGCGTTCCCAGCTCACCGTCACCGGTAGCCTGAAGTTCGACATCTCTGTTACGCCGGAGCTGGCCGCCCGCGCCATCACGCTGCGGCGTCAGTGGGCGCCCCGCCGTCCGGTATGGATCGCCACCAGCACGCACGAGGGTGAAGAGAGCATTATTCTGGAAGCGCACCGCAAGCTGCTGGCCCGTTTCCCAAGTCTGCTGCTTATTCTGGTGCCTCGTCATCCTGAACGGTTCTCTACTGCCCGCGAAATGACGCAGAAAGCGGGTTTCAGTTACACCCTGCGCAGCAGCGGCGAGATCCCTTCCGGCAGCACGCAGGTGGTGATTGGCGATACAATGGGCGAGCTGATGTTACTCTACGGGATTGCCGATGTGGCCTTTGTTGGCGGCAGCCTGGTTGAACGGGGAGGCCATAATCCTCTGGAAGCCGCCGCGCATGCCATTCCTGTTCTGATGGGGCCACATACGTTCAACTTCAAAGATATCTGTGCCAAGCTGTCGCAGGCGGACGGATTAATTACCGTGACGGATGCCGACTCGCTGGATAAAGAGATTGGCACCCTGCTGACTGATGAAGATTACCGCCTCTATTACGGCCGTCATGCTGTAGAAGTGCTTCATCAGAATCAGGGGGCGCTGCAGCGTCTGCTACAGTTACTCGAACCTCATCTGCCACAGCGGAATCACTAATGTCTTCTCAGCCCTTATCGGTGGTGCTGATCGCCAAAAACGCGGCCGACCTTTTGCCAGAATGTCTGGAGTCCGTCAGCTGGGCCGATGAAATTATCCTGCTGGACTCAGGCAGCAGTGACGGCACGCCACAGATAGCAGAACGGCATGGGGCTAAGGTCTTCCACTCTACCGAATGGCATGGCTACGGCAGACAGCGTCAGCTGGCGCAAAGTTACGCCAGCCACGCCATGATTTTGATGATCGATACCGATGAGCGGGTGACGCCGCAGCTGCGTGCCTCTGTTGAGGCGGTGCTGGCGCGTCCTGCTTCCGCAGCCGTGTACAGTCTGGGCCGGCGCAACCTGTTCCTTGGCCGCTTTATGCGCCACAGCGGCTGGTATCCTGACCGCGTCACCCGCCTCTATCCCGCCAGCTATCACTACAACGACCATCAGGTGCATGAATCGCTGGAAACCCGGGGCGCGAAGGTTACGCCGCTGAAAGGGGACCTCCTCCATCTGACCTGTCGGGACTTTTCCGCCTTTCAGTGGAAGCAGTTTGCCTATGCAGAGGCCTGGGCTAAACAGCGCCATCATCAGGGTAAACGTTGCGGGATATTCTCTATTTTCGCACACACTTTCGGCGCGTTTTTCAAAACGCTGGTGCTGAGGGCAGGCTTTCTTGATGGTAAGCAGGGCTGGCTTCTGGCGGTGGTCAATGCACAGTACACCTTTAATAAGTATGCAGCGCTCTGGGCGCTGAACCACTCTCACGCTTCCGGCAAAGGCGGTCTATGAACACCAAAGCGATCTATCCCGGCACCTTCGACCCGATGACGAATGGCCATCTTGATATCGTGACGCGCGCAGCATTGATGTTTGATCGGATCGTTCTGGCTGTGGCCGCCAGCCCCAGCAAAAAACCGATGTTCTCACTTGAAGAGCGCGTAGCGCTGGCAAAAGAGGTGGTTGCTCACCTTCCGAATGTTGAGGTCGTGGGGTTCAGCGATCTGATGGCGAATTTCGCCCGCGACAGGCAAGCCAACGTGCTGATCCGGGGGCTCAGAGCCGTTTCCGACTTTGAATATGAGATGCAGCTGGCGCAGATGAACCGCCATCTGTTGCCGGAGCTTGAAAGCGTCTTCCTGATGCCTTCCGGACAATATTCGTTTATCTCCTCTTCGCTGGTGAAGGAAGTGGCGCGCCATCAGGGTGATGTCAGCGCCTTCCTGCCGCCGGTTGTGCATACGGCTTTACTGGCGAAGCTTTAACCCCGACACGCAGTTATTTCTGGCAGAGCGGACAGTAAAAGGTGCTGCGCTGGGCATGTCTGGCGCTTTGAATTGGCGTTGAACAGACCCGACAGGGCTCACCTGCCCGTCCATATACCTGCAGCTCCTGCGCAAAATAGCCGGGTTTCCCGTCTGTTTGCAGGAAGTCACGTAGCGTTGTCCCGCCCTGCTCAATAGAGCGTAACAGCACCGCCTTGATGGTATCTACCAGCAGCCCGGCTTCTGCCTGCGTTAAGGCCATGGCCGGACGATCGGGCAGGATCCCGGCGGCAAACAGGGATTCGCTGGCATAGATGTTGCCGACACCCACCACCAGTTTATTATCCATCAGCCAGGGTTTTACCGGCGTCCGCTTGTTCCGCGATTTCTCAAAAAGATATTCTGCCGAGAAGGCCTCGCTGAGCGGTTCGGGGCCGAGATGCGCCAGTACATTACTGGCCGCGAGATCCGTGCTCCATAGCCAGGCACCGAAACGTCTGGGGTCGGTATAGCGTAATATCTTGCCGTTACTCATTACCAGATCAACGTGGTCATGTTTCGCTGGCGGCAGCTCTTCCGGCAGCACCCGCAGGCTTCCTGACATACCAAGATGGATAATTATCCAGCCATGGGGCAGTTCAATCAGCAGATACTTTGCCCGGCGCTGTACGCTAAGCACTGGTTGATCGCTGAGGCTGTGAATTTCGTGGGAGACCGGCCAACGCAGGCGGTCATTTCGGACGATAGCATGAAGAATAGTCGCGCCCACCAGATGGGGCTCAATGCCACGGCGACTGGTTTCAACTTCTGGTAATTCCGGCATTTTCTCGCCTCCCGTGAAGGACCCTTTTCCTGTAAAAACAAAAAACCCGGCCGGAGCCGGGTTTTTCATCCACTGAAATCAATTACTTGATTTTAGCTTCTTTATAGATCACGTGCTGGCGGACAACTGGATCGAATTTCTTCAGTTCCAGTTTTTCCGGCTTAGTACGTTTGTTCTTCGTGGTGGTATAGAAGTGACCTGTACCAGCAGAAGAAACCAGCTTGATCTTCTCACGAATACCTTTAGCCATGTTTCAGTTCCTTACCTTAGTACTTCTCACCGCGGGTACGCAGATCGGCCAGGACCGTCTCAATACCCTTTTTATCAATTACGCGCATGCCTTTGGCAGTGACGCGCAGTGTAACGAAGCGCTTTTCGCTCTCAACCCAAAAACGGTGAGAGTGCAGGTTCGGCAGGAAACGGCGTTTCGTCGCGTTCATTGCGTGGGAACGGTTGTTACCCGTTACCGGACGCTTGCCAGTTACTTGGCAGACTCGTGACATGTCTATTCTCCAAAAATCAAATCAGCTCGAGCTTTAAAAATAAGGTTTTGGCCGCCTCGTCAGGCTCTTAGCCCATCCAGGCGAGTTCTATGTGAACCCGCTGAGCAGGCCCATACGCCAAACCCGAGATTCTCAAAGGTGGCGTAGTATACGCCCTGAGCCGCCGGTGCTCAAGTCCCGAACAGATAAAGATCCCTTTGGATCGTGCAAAATTGCTTCATTTGAACAATTTATTATGTCCCCGATGGGGTAAAAAAGCCGCAAACCGCCAATCCTGATGGGCTATATCCACCCTCTTTCGGCAAAAGAAACCGATTCCCCGCGCCCGATGACGATATGGTCCAGCACCTGAATATTCAGCAACTGGCAGGCGGCGATGATTTGCTGCGTCACCGCGTGGTCAGCTTTGCTGGGTTTGGCATTGCCGGAAGGATGGTTGTGTGCCAGAACCAGCGCGGCGGCGTTATGCTTCAGTGCTGCCTTCACAATTTCCCTGGGATGCACCTCCACGCAGTTCACCGTTCCGGCAAACATCTCGCAGGAGTGAATAATGCGATGCTGATTATTTAAAAACAGCACCATAAAAATTTCGCGCTCACGGTGCGCCAGCTGGCTGTGAAAATAGTAAAGCATCTCGGTTGTGCTCGCAGCTACCGGGTTTTCCTGCGCCTGCGTGCAGGTAAAAAAACGCCGGGCTAACTCTACGATGGCACTCAGCTGGGCATATTTGGCATGACCAATGCCTTTGATATCGTTAAACGCTGCCCTTTCTGCCGTCATTAACTGATAGAGCGATCCGAAATGGTCAAGCAGCTGCTGGGCCAGTGCCATCACATGTAATCCGCCCGACCCCGTGCGTAAAAAAAGGGCCAGCAGTTCAGCATCGCTCAAGTCAGCGGCGCCCTTTGCCAGTAATTTTTCTCTGGGTGGTGCATCTTTCCATTGCGTTTCCATCTGCATCTCTCCTTTCTCCGCCCCCAAAAGCATGGCATTATATACAGTACTTATCTACCCCTCCAGCCTGACTCCGCGAGTGGCTTCGCAAAGACAACGTTGTGCTAACAGGCACCCGTGGATGAGTATGATAAAATAGCGCCATAGTGGCGGCGAATAGCCAGTCTGACTTTATAAGGCGAGCATCATGATGGGATTAACCGGCAAACATATTGTTCTGGGCGTCAGCGGAGGCATTGCGGCCTACAAAGCACCGGAGCTGGTCAGGCGGCTGCGTGACCGCGGGGCTGAGGTCCGTGTGGTCATGACCGAGGCGGCAAAAGCTTTTATTACGCCTCTCAGCCTGCAAGCCGTGTCCGGTTATCCCGTCTCGGATGACCTTCTCGACCCGGCAGCCGAAGCCGCAATGGGCCATATCGAGTTAGGAAAATGGGCCGACCTGGTAATCCTGGCACCCGCTACCGCCGATCTCATTGCACGGGTTACGGCGGGGATGGCAAACGATCTGGTCACCACGATTTGCCTGGCAACGCCTGCGCCCATCGCCGTGGTGCCCGCGATGAATCAGCAGATGTACCGGGCTGCGCCTACTCAGCATAATTTAAGGCTGCTTTCGGAACGGGGCGTGATGCTGTGGGGACCGGACAGCGGTAGCCAGGCGTGTGGTGATATCGGCCCGGGCAGAATGTTAGATCCGCTGGCAATTGTAGATGCCGCAGTAGCCTGGGCTTCACCCGTCAACGATCTGAAACATCTTAATATTATGATCACGGCCGGCCCAACCCGCGAGGCGCTCGACCCCGTGCGGTTCATTACCAACCATAGCTCAGGTAAGATGGGTTACGCCATTGCCGCAGCGGCGGCAAAACGAGGCGCGAACGTAACGCTGGTCAGTGGGCCTGTAACGTTAGCGACGCCTGCGTGGGTGAAACGCATTGATGTGAATACTGGCCTGGAGATGCAGCAGGCAGTAATGAACACCATCGCTCAGCAGCATATTTTTATCGCAGCCGCAGCCGTTGCGGATTATCGTTCCGCTGAGATAGCCGCTGAAAAAATAAAAAAACAGGGTGATGAAGTCACCCTCAAAATGGTAAAAAACCCCGATATTGTCGCCGGGGTGGGTCACCTTGTTGAGAATCGACCCTATGTGGTGGGATTTGCGGCAGAAACCCAGAATGTGGAAGAATACGCACAACAAAAACGGGTACGTAAAAACCTGGATTTAATCTGCGCTAACGATGTTTCGAAAGCCGGGCAGGGTTTCAACAGCGATACCAATGCCCTGCACCTTTTTTGGCAGGAAGGAGAGAAAGCCTTACCGCTCAGCGATAAGTCACTCCTTGGCCAACAGTTACTAGACGAGATAGTCAGCCGTTATGATGAAAAAAATCGACGTTAAGATTCTGGATGCGCGTGTAGGTAAAGAGTTCCCCTTACCAACTTATGCGACCTCAGGATCGGCGGGCCTTGACCTGCGTGCATGCCTGGATGAAGCCCTGCTTCTGGCGCCTGGTGCAACCACGCTGGTTCCTACTGGCCTGGCCATCCATATTGGCGATCCGCAGCTGGCCGCGGTGCTCCTTCCCCGCTCGGGTCTTGGCCATAAACATGGCGTGGTGCTGGGCAATCTGGTGGGTTTAATCGATTCTGACTATCAGGGTCAATTAATGGTTTCTGTCTGGAACCGTAGCCAGCAAGCCTTCAACATTGAACCGGGCGAGCGTATTGCGCAGATGGTCTTTGTGCCGGTCGTTCAGGCTGAATTCAATCTTGTCGAAGAGTTTGATACCAGCGACCGCGGAGAGGGCGGCTTTGGTCATTCGGGCCGCCAGTAACGGCTACCCTACCGATAAATAGCGTTTTACCTATCCTTATTTTCCTCCGCGAACGCAATGTTCGCGGACGTTGCGTGGGCATCTGCCCGTTCAAGGTGATATTTCAGGGGTCTTTCAGGACATGGCAGAGAAAAAGAGTGCGAAAAGGAATCGTCGCGAAGAAATATTGCAGGCTCTGGCGCAGATGCTGGAATCAAGCGATGGCAGTCAGCGTATTACCACAGCTAAGCTGGCCGCAAGCGTAGGGGTATCAGAGGCCGCGCTTTACCGGCATTTTCCCAGTAAAACCAGGATGTTTGACAGCCTGATTGAGTTTATTGAAGACAGCCTGATTACGCGCATCAATCTGATTTTAAAAGACGAAAAAGAGACGCTGCCGCGTCTGCGTCTGATCATCCAGTTAATTCTGGGCTTTGGTGAGCGTAATCCGGGTTTAACGCGCATCCTGACCGGTCACGCCCTGATGTTTGAGCAGGATCGCCTGCAGGGCAGAATCAATCAGCTGTTTGAGCGCATTGAGGTGCAGCTTCGCCAGGTATTGCGCGAACAGAAAATGCGGGAAGGAGAAGGGTTCACCACTGATGAGGCGCTTTTAGCGAGCCAGCTACTCGCCTTCTGTGAAGGACTTCTCTCACGCTTTGTGCGCTCAGGATTCCGCTACCGTCCCACTGTTGAATTTGAGACCCGCTGGCCGTTGCTGGCCTCACAACTGGTATAGCAAAAAGCGGGTCAGAGAGTGACCCGCAGCAAGCTTAAATGCCATACTCTTTGCGGTACGCCTGCACGGTGATCAGCCGGTCGGCCAGTTCAGGCTTCTCTTCCAGCCAGGTAACCAGATCGTTCAGGGTGATAATCGAGATCACCTTACAGCCATAATCCCGCTCAACTTCCTGAATGGCAGACTCCTGACCGCGCCCACGCTCCTGGCGGTCGAGGGAGATCAGCACGCCAGCCAGCGTGGCATTATTCGCAGAGATAATCTCCATTGATTCGCGGATAGCCGTGCCAGCAGTGATCACATCATCCACCAGCATAATGCGCCCCTGCAGCGGACTGCCGACCAGCGTGCCGCCCTCACCGTGATCTTTCGCTTCCTTGCGGTTGAAACAGTAAGGCACATCGCGGTCATGATGATCGGCCAGCGCCACGGCGGTGGTGGTCGCAATGGGAATGCCTTTATAGGCCGGACCGAAGAGTAAATCGAAATCGATACCTGAATCTACCAGCGCCTGGGCATAGAACCGTCCCAGTAACGCCAAATCGCGGCCGGTGTTAAACAGACCAGCATTAAAGAAATAAGGGCTGGTACGCCCTGATTTCAGCGTGAACTCACCAAACTTCAGCACCTGCTTGTTGATGGCGAATTCGATAAATTGGCGCTGCCAGGCTTTCATCTTTTGATCCTCTGCTTGTCATAAAAAAGGCGACTCTGCGGTCGCCTGGAAATATTTACTCTTTCAGCGCTGCTTTCTGCGCCAGGATCAGGGAGTCAATCCCTCCCCGCGCCAGCGCCAGCAGCTGAAGCAGCTCATCGTGGCTGAACGGCTCGCCTTCAGCCGTTCCCTGCACTTCAATCATGCGGCCATCTTCGGTCATAACCACATTCATG belongs to Erwinia pyri and includes:
- a CDS encoding glycosyltransferase family 2 protein; its protein translation is MSSQPLSVVLIAKNAADLLPECLESVSWADEIILLDSGSSDGTPQIAERHGAKVFHSTEWHGYGRQRQLAQSYASHAMILMIDTDERVTPQLRASVEAVLARPASAAVYSLGRRNLFLGRFMRHSGWYPDRVTRLYPASYHYNDHQVHESLETRGAKVTPLKGDLLHLTCRDFSAFQWKQFAYAEAWAKQRHHQGKRCGIFSIFAHTFGAFFKTLVLRAGFLDGKQGWLLAVVNAQYTFNKYAALWALNHSHASGKGGL
- the rpmB gene encoding 50S ribosomal protein L28, with translation MSRVCQVTGKRPVTGNNRSHAMNATKRRFLPNLHSHRFWVESEKRFVTLRVTAKGMRVIDKKGIETVLADLRTRGEKY
- the slmA gene encoding nucleoid occlusion factor SlmA, with the protein product MAEKKSAKRNRREEILQALAQMLESSDGSQRITTAKLAASVGVSEAALYRHFPSKTRMFDSLIEFIEDSLITRINLILKDEKETLPRLRLIIQLILGFGERNPGLTRILTGHALMFEQDRLQGRINQLFERIEVQLRQVLREQKMREGEGFTTDEALLASQLLAFCEGLLSRFVRSGFRYRPTVEFETRWPLLASQLV
- the rfaQ gene encoding putative lipopolysaccharide heptosyltransferase III; amino-acid sequence: MATLQSPSAFTPQNILLIKLRHHGDMLLTTPVIHALRRQYPQASIDVLLYKETRPMLQAHPDIRQIHFIDRGWKKEGVWQHIRHEVALANSVRQCHYDLVINLADQWRSALLTLLSGAKMRIGFDFNKRKNVFWRLAHTHRVSTAQHGSLHTAEQNLTALKPLNIPIEGIPAAMHYSENDWHITRTKLAEHQTSPRPYIVLQPTSRWLFKCWEDDKMAALTDHLASDEYDIVLTAAPDKKERAMIDHILSLCQNRRVISLAGQLTLTQLAALIDHARLFIGVDSAPMHMAAALDTPCIALFGPTKLKQWRPWGENNKVIWAGDYAPLPSPDSIDTKTTTRYLSAIPLEEVVKAARSYLDE
- the radC gene encoding RadC family protein is translated as METQWKDAPPREKLLAKGAADLSDAELLALFLRTGSGGLHVMALAQQLLDHFGSLYQLMTAERAAFNDIKGIGHAKYAQLSAIVELARRFFTCTQAQENPVAASTTEMLYYFHSQLAHREREIFMVLFLNNQHRIIHSCEMFAGTVNCVEVHPREIVKAALKHNAAALVLAHNHPSGNAKPSKADHAVTQQIIAACQLLNIQVLDHIVIGRGESVSFAERGWI
- the mutM gene encoding bifunctional DNA-formamidopyrimidine glycosylase/DNA-(apurinic or apyrimidinic site) lyase; its protein translation is MPELPEVETSRRGIEPHLVGATILHAIVRNDRLRWPVSHEIHSLSDQPVLSVQRRAKYLLIELPHGWIIIHLGMSGSLRVLPEELPPAKHDHVDLVMSNGKILRYTDPRRFGAWLWSTDLAASNVLAHLGPEPLSEAFSAEYLFEKSRNKRTPVKPWLMDNKLVVGVGNIYASESLFAAGILPDRPAMALTQAEAGLLVDTIKAVLLRSIEQGGTTLRDFLQTDGKPGYFAQELQVYGRAGEPCRVCSTPIQSARHAQRSTFYCPLCQK
- the rpmG gene encoding 50S ribosomal protein L33; its protein translation is MAKGIREKIKLVSSAGTGHFYTTTKNKRTKPEKLELKKFDPVVRQHVIYKEAKIK
- the coaD gene encoding pantetheine-phosphate adenylyltransferase, with protein sequence MNTKAIYPGTFDPMTNGHLDIVTRAALMFDRIVLAVAASPSKKPMFSLEERVALAKEVVAHLPNVEVVGFSDLMANFARDRQANVLIRGLRAVSDFEYEMQLAQMNRHLLPELESVFLMPSGQYSFISSSLVKEVARHQGDVSAFLPPVVHTALLAKL
- the pyrE gene encoding orotate phosphoribosyltransferase → MKAWQRQFIEFAINKQVLKFGEFTLKSGRTSPYFFNAGLFNTGRDLALLGRFYAQALVDSGIDFDLLFGPAYKGIPIATTTAVALADHHDRDVPYCFNRKEAKDHGEGGTLVGSPLQGRIMLVDDVITAGTAIRESMEIISANNATLAGVLISLDRQERGRGQESAIQEVERDYGCKVISIITLNDLVTWLEEKPELADRLITVQAYRKEYGI
- a CDS encoding glycosyltransferase family 4 protein, translated to MSKVRLAIVRQKYRPDGGAERFISRALEALDDERLELNIITRSWQGEPKPDWHLHICNPKKWGRISRERGFAEAARACWQRENFDIVQSHERIAGCDIFRAGDGVHRVWLEQRARIVPPFQRLLTHFSGYHRYVMAVEEEMFRSDSLKKIICNSLMVKNDIMRCFQVPEEKFAVIYNAIDAQRFQPATAAERQQSREKLNLPANIRVLIYVGSGFERKGLKASITAVAATDAHLLVVGQDKQQSHYADLARSLGCESRVHFVGVQNNVIPFYHAADGLLLPTLYDPFPNVILEAMACGLPVITSFTCGGAEFIVQGQQGFVCDALDIPALTAAADAIPLRTMDSRMGDLARQRILPCTPQQLASQLHALYQQVLQRPR
- the coaBC gene encoding bifunctional phosphopantothenoylcysteine decarboxylase/phosphopantothenate--cysteine ligase CoaBC; the encoded protein is MGLTGKHIVLGVSGGIAAYKAPELVRRLRDRGAEVRVVMTEAAKAFITPLSLQAVSGYPVSDDLLDPAAEAAMGHIELGKWADLVILAPATADLIARVTAGMANDLVTTICLATPAPIAVVPAMNQQMYRAAPTQHNLRLLSERGVMLWGPDSGSQACGDIGPGRMLDPLAIVDAAVAWASPVNDLKHLNIMITAGPTREALDPVRFITNHSSGKMGYAIAAAAAKRGANVTLVSGPVTLATPAWVKRIDVNTGLEMQQAVMNTIAQQHIFIAAAAVADYRSAEIAAEKIKKQGDEVTLKMVKNPDIVAGVGHLVENRPYVVGFAAETQNVEEYAQQKRVRKNLDLICANDVSKAGQGFNSDTNALHLFWQEGEKALPLSDKSLLGQQLLDEIVSRYDEKNRR
- the waaA gene encoding lipid IV(A) 3-deoxy-D-manno-octulosonic acid transferase, whose product is MTTLYTVLLYLIQPLIWLRLWLRGRKAPAYRKRWAERYGYCAGKVKPDGILLHSVSVGETLAAVPLVRALRHRYPAMPITVTTMTPTGSERAASAFGKDVHHVYLPYDLPGSMNRFLDNVNPRLVIIMETELWPNMIALLHQRKIPLVIANARLSARSAKGYKKLGKFMQQLLQRITLIAAQNEEDGERFISLGLKRSQLTVTGSLKFDISVTPELAARAITLRRQWAPRRPVWIATSTHEGEESIILEAHRKLLARFPSLLLILVPRHPERFSTAREMTQKAGFSYTLRSSGEIPSGSTQVVIGDTMGELMLLYGIADVAFVGGSLVERGGHNPLEAAAHAIPVLMGPHTFNFKDICAKLSQADGLITVTDADSLDKEIGTLLTDEDYRLYYGRHAVEVLHQNQGALQRLLQLLEPHLPQRNH
- the dut gene encoding dUTP diphosphatase yields the protein MMKKIDVKILDARVGKEFPLPTYATSGSAGLDLRACLDEALLLAPGATTLVPTGLAIHIGDPQLAAVLLPRSGLGHKHGVVLGNLVGLIDSDYQGQLMVSVWNRSQQAFNIEPGERIAQMVFVPVVQAEFNLVEEFDTSDRGEGGFGHSGRQ